A segment of the Salminus brasiliensis chromosome 1, fSalBra1.hap2, whole genome shotgun sequence genome:
GTAGGCCTGGGCCTGTTGTTGGGGTCATTAGTGGCCTTTAGGATGTGTACACAGGTTGAGCCCCTGGGCAGGAAGCTGTTCCAGACTCCATTCACACGGAGACTATTCAGCAAGAATAGCTGAGTTAGGCAgttgtgttcacagcacagctggagTTACACCTGAGATTAAACCTCCGCCCGAGTGACAAAATCACATTATGGTCTGGTCTTGGTCCAGCTGTCCTGTTTTTGTTGCCACTAAATAGTTCACAGGCCTTACCTTTTAGAtggttatttttattaattttatcattttttcccacaatgtgTTCAGATAATATACTGGAGTTGGGTCTAAAATGTGTGGAAAAGGTTAGGTAATTGTACTGTAGTAgttagaaatataaatataaataaataaatacatatattaaaaaaatataaatataaaaatataaaaatataaaaatatacaaatataaaaacatgtaaatataaatatatgatataatcataaaataatagaatAGTAATAACAATTTTACTGATAATTActgataattataatataataattcataatttctACATTTATAAACTCATTTATATTATAAGATCAAACTAagtttatatataaaacaatattatataatacatttcataGAACAATGACAACCACTGCATTTTAGTGCTCTTGTTCACTTTAACACTTACAGTGTAGGTCAAACACTGGCAAATttctatctatatataaaagtatatatctGTGTATAAGCTGAAACCGATTAAATCGGTCATATATACAGAAAATATAgaactattttaaaaatatatatataaatatgtataaatataatatcaatCTGTAAAAAAGAGTGGTGGAAACACTGACACACACCGGGATAAGAAAACACAAGCACAGGGCTCACCGTCCACCCACACACCATAACTATTTAATCTGTTTAATTGAACCTGACTTTGAATAAGTAAACAAATGAGGAAATTCGCAAAGGGGCATCCGATCCCCGCCAGGCTAATGGATTGAAGATTTCTATCCCGTTGGTGTATTTGAGTAAACACAGCACGCTTATCTCCAAACTGACATGTTGTGGCGGCTTCTGCATCAAATTTCGGCACTAAAGAGGCGTTGAACTCCTGATACGGCCTTGGTGGCTCGCCAGCCTGGTGATTCGCCGACTCGGCCGGATTGCTTTAATTGCTCCGGTTTCATTATCTGTGCCCTGATACAAGATCAATGTGATTAATCTCGGAAAAAATACGGAATAAACGCACGAGGCGGGCCAACTTTTCCCATGATGCATTGCTGCATTGCACTGCACTTACCCACTCAAGTACCCAGCTCATTTCCTCAAGtctttcagcttcagctttcaGCTGTGTCCCTGTGTCTGAGCCCATGTAAGATGATGGACTGTAGGAAGATCTGCAATCTTTCCCCATTTTCAAAGCGTAAAAGCCACGAAACAGCAACCTCGCTGGATTTCACTGACAAATTTATTAAAGACCTGTATCACtgaatcataatcatcatcataatcatcatcatcatcatcatcagagagaataaataagacataaaacatctttcacataaacaaacacttaGATTAGAGTAAGGTGTAAGGTTCTGCTTGCCGAGGCTGTTTCAATAGACTGAAACGAACGAGATACGTCTGAAAACACACAAATGCATAGAAGTAGATCCTATTGAATAACGAGAGACAACAACTACAACTTGTCTATCcctgtttttttcttaaatgtACAAACTCCTACATATGTCCATTTCAGTTGTCATGACGTCCAAGGAGGGCTGTATAAAAATAAAGACTCCACAATGCTGAGTTGcgatatatatactgtatatatagacATTTGGCAACgaccaatcaaccaaccaaccaatcaatcGACACTTCGACCAAAACTTGTGATGTTACACTTAGATATCAAGaagagaagggaaagagagagagagagagttcaggcTTACAAAGGTCTGCTCTGTGGTCCAGACATCTACTAATGGGGTCTTTACCGCCATTATCGACAAAGTGCTGATTGAGCTGTCcaatgggggtgggggggatggGGTTGTAGGGGGACGGTGGGTTGGGTTGGGTGTAGCTATCTGGACTGGTTTTGTCTCAGGCATCTTGGTAACTTTGAAGGTGTAGTCTTCTCCAGGCTCTGTTGACTGCACTTCCTGAACCTCAGTCAGTGCTGTATTGTCCTAGAAGGCCAGTGTAAGCCCAGTCCCAGGCTTGTCCTCGTTGACGAGACATAAACTAGCCTGTTTCTGTATCATGGGGTTTGGTCTGGACTTTCAGGTCCTTTCTCATGGGTTGTTTCTACTGTCCCAAACCACCGATCCTCGCACCATGCAGACGACAATAAAGACAATGACATTATGGTGAGGTGACGAAGATTCCTCAAACGGTCAGCCTCTGAAGCTCTTCCTCGAGGAGTCCACTCAAGACCAGCCTCTCCATTCCGTCCAGCCATTTCTGCTcaccttcttcctcctccacagTCATCAAAACTGGCTGTGATCCACCTCGTCGAGCCAAGACGCCGGACTTGCTGGAAAGTCCGGGTAACCTCCGCTGCTTCCGGTTGAGATATCTGAACTGGGGCCGTTTCCTCCACCCACCATCCGCACAGCAGGAGGCATCCCAGCTCCCCCACCGCCCTGGCCCACCATGGACAAGCCAGAGTCTGGGTAGACCAGGCTGGAGATGAGGGGCTGTTGCCTGGGGATGGCCTGCAGGGAGCCTGGGGACTGGGGCAGGCCGTAGGGGCTGCTGGCTCGCAAGTCATGAAACTGGTCCTGAGACTGTAGAACAGCTCCGTGATCTAGAGGAAAAGGAGGGTGGGGACCACCCTGCCGCCCCAGGGCTGGGGAGCTGTCGCTCAGGCTGCTGTAGATGCCGTTAGAGTGGCCCAGGTCCGACATGGGAGGCTCATCTAGACACGCAAAGAAAGAAGACTAGTGAGCAGGGCAGTCCATCTCTGACCTCAGTCGTTAGATGTACCAGTTATTGTGCAATGTACActacacggacaaaagtatttggacacctgcttattccttTGCTGAtcgtgcttttgttggagtaactgtctctactgtcaagggtagaaggctttctactagattttaaagcattgctgtgaagatttgattgcattcagtgacaagagtgtaaGTAAGGTGGTTATGCTGGAGGATTACCagcccacctcattcccaaaagtactggatggagctccaccaccatcattccagagaacacagttcttccactgcgccacagctcaatgctggggggctttatacccctctgtgtgtgcatttgcacatctgctgaatgcattcattagaaggagtgtccacaaacattcataCCCAAAAGCTGTGTATTAATAAACTGGATATGATATGCATAAATGGCTGGGGGAACTTTTTGGCCGGGTAGTGGAATATAATAGAGAATGTAGAGAGTAACAATAGAAATAATACAACTGTTTGCTTTTCATTTATATGCTTTGAATTGCATTAGTCATTGttatttagtagtagtagtaataataataataataataataataataataacactaaattaattaattacttttaTCATTACAAAATGATGTAGTGGATGGGATAAAAGATATACTATAGTCTTAATACTACAGACTATAGTCACTAATTTTAAACCTGGTAGGTTTCTGTGTCTATGAAGTCAATATATAGAAATAGCCAGAGGTTATATAGAATTGCTTTCAAGCAAAaatgcagtttttcactttttgacataatgtggtCATGTACCTGTGAAAGAAACCTCAGCATCACTGTCCATGCCCTCCTCCTGGATGCTGTCCTTGTCAGATTTGGAGCTGCCCCTTGACCTCTTCATGTTGCGGAAGTACTGCCCCCACCTCTGCCTTCCAGCGTCCTTTTTCAGTCTCTTCTCCTTCGCTCTTCTGTTCTGGAACCAGACCTGCGATG
Coding sequences within it:
- the lhx3 gene encoding LIM/homeobox protein Lhx3 isoform X2, whose amino-acid sequence is MLLEHPGSSCQNAGNYSRYSASQDIPVCAGCSQPIVDRFILKVLDRHWHSKCLKCSDCQSQLAEKCFTRGDSVYCKEDFFKRFGTKCAACQQGIPPTQVVRRAQDFVYHLHCFACIVCKRQLATGDEYYLMEDSRLVCKADYETAKQREADSTAKRPRTTITAKQLETLKNAYNNSPKPARHVREQLSSETGLDMRVVQVWFQNRRAKEKRLKKDAGRQRWGQYFRNMKRSRGSSKSDKDSIQEEGMDSDAEVSFTDEPPMSDLGHSNGIYSSLSDSSPALGRQGGPHPPFPLDHGAVLQSQDQFHDLRASSPYGLPQSPGSLQAIPRQQPLISSLVYPDSGLSMVGQGGGGAGMPPAVRMVGGGNGPSSDISTGSSGGYPDFPASPASWLDEVDHSQF
- the lhx3 gene encoding LIM/homeobox protein Lhx3 isoform X1; this translates as MLLEHPGSSCQNAGNYSRYSASQGKHIPVCAGCSQPIVDRFILKVLDRHWHSKCLKCSDCQSQLAEKCFTRGDSVYCKEDFFKRFGTKCAACQQGIPPTQVVRRAQDFVYHLHCFACIVCKRQLATGDEYYLMEDSRLVCKADYETAKQREADSTAKRPRTTITAKQLETLKNAYNNSPKPARHVREQLSSETGLDMRVVQVWFQNRRAKEKRLKKDAGRQRWGQYFRNMKRSRGSSKSDKDSIQEEGMDSDAEVSFTDEPPMSDLGHSNGIYSSLSDSSPALGRQGGPHPPFPLDHGAVLQSQDQFHDLRASSPYGLPQSPGSLQAIPRQQPLISSLVYPDSGLSMVGQGGGGAGMPPAVRMVGGGNGPSSDISTGSSGGYPDFPASPASWLDEVDHSQF